In Bradyrhizobium sp. CCBAU 051011, the following are encoded in one genomic region:
- a CDS encoding alpha/beta fold hydrolase, which produces MVVVIAVTALLMLALVTQIGVFLAQRAHPPQGRMIEVTGGALHILDIGPRDAAGPPVVMLHGASSNLEVMRQPVGELLARKHRVLLIDRPGHGWSTRARLEDSTPEIQARMISEALARLGVGEAILVVHSWAGALGARIALDYPQTVAGLLMLAPVAYPWPGGVGRYNRLIATPVIGPLFAYTITLPLGLLLAEPGARGVFLPQTMPDGFVRNTATPLLLRPREFIANARDLVTLKAAVAEQAPRYGEIKAPVTIITGDADKTVSTDRHSRPFAAAAPNVKLMVLPDVGHMVQQAVPDLVIAEVEAMISAAAPSATAAAH; this is translated from the coding sequence ATGGTAGTCGTGATTGCAGTGACGGCGCTGCTGATGCTGGCGCTGGTCACGCAAATCGGCGTCTTTCTCGCGCAGCGGGCCCATCCGCCGCAGGGCAGGATGATCGAGGTGACCGGCGGGGCCCTCCATATCCTCGATATCGGTCCGCGGGATGCGGCCGGCCCGCCGGTCGTGATGTTGCATGGCGCGAGTTCCAACCTCGAAGTGATGCGGCAGCCGGTCGGGGAACTGCTGGCCAGGAAGCACCGCGTGCTCCTGATCGATCGTCCCGGGCATGGCTGGAGCACTCGCGCCAGGCTTGAGGACTCCACGCCCGAAATTCAGGCCCGCATGATCAGTGAGGCGCTGGCCAGGCTCGGCGTCGGCGAGGCGATCCTTGTGGTGCATTCCTGGGCCGGCGCGCTGGGGGCGCGGATCGCGCTGGATTACCCGCAAACCGTCGCCGGCCTTCTGATGCTGGCGCCGGTGGCCTATCCGTGGCCTGGCGGCGTCGGGCGCTACAACAGGCTGATCGCCACGCCGGTGATCGGCCCGCTATTCGCCTACACCATCACGCTGCCGCTCGGCCTCCTGCTAGCGGAGCCGGGCGCGCGGGGCGTGTTCCTGCCGCAGACCATGCCGGATGGCTTTGTCCGCAATACCGCCACGCCGCTGTTGCTGCGCCCGCGCGAATTCATCGCCAATGCGCGCGATCTGGTGACGCTGAAGGCGGCGGTGGCCGAGCAGGCGCCGCGCTACGGCGAGATCAAGGCACCCGTCACCATCATCACCGGCGATGCCGACAAGACGGTGTCGACCGACCGACATTCACGGCCGTTCGCGGCGGCTGCGCCGAACGTGAAACTGATGGTGCTGCCGGATGTCGGCCACATGGTCCAGCAAGCGGTTCCCGATCTCGTCATTGCCGAGGTCGAGGCGATGATCTCGGCGGCGGCGCCGAGTGCGACAGCCGCGGCCCATTGA
- a CDS encoding antibiotic biosynthesis monooxygenase — MYAAIRQGKAKAGKAEELTRRIKEGAIPVISGVEGFMGYYVVYAPDDTVIAISLFNNFAAAEESNKRALAWIEHDLAPLLTGPATAMAGPVIVHTLA; from the coding sequence ATGTACGCCGCCATTCGTCAGGGCAAGGCCAAGGCCGGCAAGGCCGAAGAACTGACACGCCGGATCAAGGAGGGCGCGATCCCCGTCATCAGTGGGGTCGAGGGATTCATGGGCTACTACGTGGTCTATGCGCCCGACGACACGGTGATCGCGATCAGCCTGTTCAACAATTTTGCAGCCGCCGAGGAATCCAACAAGCGCGCGCTGGCATGGATCGAGCACGACCTGGCGCCGCTCTTGACTGGGCCGGCGACCGCCATGGCCGGACCCGTGATCGTGCACACGCTGGCTTGA
- the cycA gene encoding cytochrome c-550 CycA, whose protein sequence is MKTSTLSALVVVTSLATASGALAQDAAAGKTSFNKCLACHAIGDGAKNKVGPVLNGLDGRKSGTIEGYSYSDANKNSGITWNKDVFLEYIKDPKAKIPGTKMIFAGIKNEKEAGDLWAYIAQYDKDGKTK, encoded by the coding sequence ATGAAAACATCGACTTTGAGCGCGCTGGTTGTCGTTACCTCACTGGCCACGGCGTCGGGCGCGCTGGCGCAGGACGCTGCCGCCGGCAAGACCTCGTTCAACAAATGCCTGGCCTGCCACGCCATCGGCGACGGCGCCAAGAACAAGGTCGGACCGGTGCTGAACGGGCTCGATGGCCGCAAGTCCGGCACCATCGAGGGCTACTCCTATTCGGACGCCAACAAGAATTCCGGCATCACCTGGAACAAGGATGTCTTCCTCGAATACATCAAGGACCCCAAGGCAAAGATACCCGGCACCAAGATGATCTTCGCCGGCATCAAGAACGAGAAAGAGGCCGGCGATCTCTGGGCCTACATCGCGCAGTACGACAAGGACGGCAAGACCAAGTAA